A part of Carettochelys insculpta isolate YL-2023 chromosome 1, ASM3395843v1, whole genome shotgun sequence genomic DNA contains:
- the MTERF2 gene encoding transcription termination factor 2, mitochondrial isoform X2 has translation MLRGIANNATHVFTLVFARGQHCKQLLSLSSLRNQVKDRSFLQNSGYTTDTKLKVENKRTLENLYRLSVDIKKVRRLKEWVLFQDTAYVKETANALQEMGADKTTIANILERCPEAILRTPAEINSQRELWQSVCQNEKQLVKLIELFPESFFTIEHHENQKSNVRFFQELGLKNNIISRFFTSAPDIFYKPVEKNKHIVETLQRMYLNLGGSDANMKTWLLKLLSQNPFILLNTSPTVQENLEFLRKKEFTDSEVLQLLSRLKGFIFQISPNTMQESMFFSKDVFKCSDQELKELVLKCPALLYHSVSILEERLKGLMKEGISIDQIKETPMVLELTTQILQYRIKKLAALGYNIKNGNLENLNGTKRDFEATYCKIQAKRERPVFNPVAPLA, from the coding sequence ATGCTGAGAGGAATTGCTAATAATGCAACACACGTGTTTACACTTGTGTTCGCTAGAGGTCAGCACTGCAAACAATTGCTGAGTCTCTCATCCCTGCGGAATCAAGTGAAGGACAGAAGCTTTTTACAGAATTCTGGTTATACAACTGATACAAAATTGAAAGTGGAGAACAAAAGAACTTTGGAGAATCTCTACAGATTATCCGTTGACATTAAAAAAGTTCGGAGGCTAAAGGAATGGGTCCTCTTTCAGGATACAGCGTATGTCAAAGAAACTGCTAATGCTTTACAAGAAATGGGAGCTGATAAGACTACCATAGCAAATATTTTGGAACGTTGCCCAGAGGCAATCCTCCGCACCCCAGCAGAGATAAACTCTCAAAGAGAGCTGTGGCAATCAGTATGCCAGAATGAAAAACAACTGGTCAAATTAATAGAATTGTTTCCAGAATCATTTTTTACCATTGAACATCATGAGAACCAGAAGTCTAATGTTCGgttctttcaagagttgggtttGAAAAATAATATAATCAGCAGATTCTTCACAAGTGCACCTGATATTTTTTACAAGCctgttgaaaaaaacaaacatatagTAGAGACACTACAGAGAATGTATCTAAATTTAGGAGGTTCTGATGCCAATATGAAGACTTGGCTTCTGAAGTTACTCAGTCAAAACCCATTTATTTTGTTAAATACCTCCCCAACAGTTCAAGAAAACTTGGAATTTCTCCGGAAGAAAGAGTTCACTGATTCTGAAGTTCTACAACTGCTGTCCAGGcttaaaggttttatttttcagattaGTCCTAACACAATGCAGGAGAGCATGTTCTTTTCCAAAGACGTTTTTAAGTGCAGTGATCAAGAATTAAAAGAGCTAGTGTTGAAATGCCCTGCTTTACTCTACCATTCTGTTTCAATTCTCGAAGAAAGACTCAAGGGACTGATGAAGGAGGGAATTTCTATAGATCAGATTAAAGAGACACCAATGGTGCTGGAGCTGACAACTCAAATTTTACAGTACAGAATTAAAAAGTTAGCTGCTTTAGGATAcaatataaaaaatggaaatctAGAAAATTTGAATGGAACAAAGAGAGATTTTGAAGCCACTTATTGTAAGATACAAGCAAAGAGGGAGAGACCAGTGTTTAATCCTGTTGCTCCTTTAGCTTAA
- the MTERF2 gene encoding transcription termination factor 2, mitochondrial isoform X1 produces the protein MWEERGTLGKSALFRRGRCSGSARRGSSLFRNKVWHSRMLRGIANNATHVFTLVFARGQHCKQLLSLSSLRNQVKDRSFLQNSGYTTDTKLKVENKRTLENLYRLSVDIKKVRRLKEWVLFQDTAYVKETANALQEMGADKTTIANILERCPEAILRTPAEINSQRELWQSVCQNEKQLVKLIELFPESFFTIEHHENQKSNVRFFQELGLKNNIISRFFTSAPDIFYKPVEKNKHIVETLQRMYLNLGGSDANMKTWLLKLLSQNPFILLNTSPTVQENLEFLRKKEFTDSEVLQLLSRLKGFIFQISPNTMQESMFFSKDVFKCSDQELKELVLKCPALLYHSVSILEERLKGLMKEGISIDQIKETPMVLELTTQILQYRIKKLAALGYNIKNGNLENLNGTKRDFEATYCKIQAKRERPVFNPVAPLA, from the exons ATGTGGGAGGAGCGAGGGACGCTTGGAAAGAGCGCACTCTTTCGGCGCGGGCGCTGTTCAGGCAGCGCTAGGCGCGGAAGTAGTCTGTTTAGAAATAAAG TGTGGCACTCCAGAATGCTGAGAGGAATTGCTAATAATGCAACACACGTGTTTACACTTGTGTTCGCTAGAGGTCAGCACTGCAAACAATTGCTGAGTCTCTCATCCCTGCGGAATCAAGTGAAGGACAGAAGCTTTTTACAGAATTCTGGTTATACAACTGATACAAAATTGAAAGTGGAGAACAAAAGAACTTTGGAGAATCTCTACAGATTATCCGTTGACATTAAAAAAGTTCGGAGGCTAAAGGAATGGGTCCTCTTTCAGGATACAGCGTATGTCAAAGAAACTGCTAATGCTTTACAAGAAATGGGAGCTGATAAGACTACCATAGCAAATATTTTGGAACGTTGCCCAGAGGCAATCCTCCGCACCCCAGCAGAGATAAACTCTCAAAGAGAGCTGTGGCAATCAGTATGCCAGAATGAAAAACAACTGGTCAAATTAATAGAATTGTTTCCAGAATCATTTTTTACCATTGAACATCATGAGAACCAGAAGTCTAATGTTCGgttctttcaagagttgggtttGAAAAATAATATAATCAGCAGATTCTTCACAAGTGCACCTGATATTTTTTACAAGCctgttgaaaaaaacaaacatatagTAGAGACACTACAGAGAATGTATCTAAATTTAGGAGGTTCTGATGCCAATATGAAGACTTGGCTTCTGAAGTTACTCAGTCAAAACCCATTTATTTTGTTAAATACCTCCCCAACAGTTCAAGAAAACTTGGAATTTCTCCGGAAGAAAGAGTTCACTGATTCTGAAGTTCTACAACTGCTGTCCAGGcttaaaggttttatttttcagattaGTCCTAACACAATGCAGGAGAGCATGTTCTTTTCCAAAGACGTTTTTAAGTGCAGTGATCAAGAATTAAAAGAGCTAGTGTTGAAATGCCCTGCTTTACTCTACCATTCTGTTTCAATTCTCGAAGAAAGACTCAAGGGACTGATGAAGGAGGGAATTTCTATAGATCAGATTAAAGAGACACCAATGGTGCTGGAGCTGACAACTCAAATTTTACAGTACAGAATTAAAAAGTTAGCTGCTTTAGGATAcaatataaaaaatggaaatctAGAAAATTTGAATGGAACAAAGAGAGATTTTGAAGCCACTTATTGTAAGATACAAGCAAAGAGGGAGAGACCAGTGTTTAATCCTGTTGCTCCTTTAGCTTAA